DNA sequence from the Cohnella herbarum genome:
AGTCCTACCGCCGCGACCACCGTTTTACCCGCGCCTACGTCTCCTTGGAGCAGTCTATTCATGGCGTAGGGCTGCTTCATATCGTGAAGAATTTCGTTAATGACCTGTTTCTGCGAATCCGTTAACGAGAACGGAAGAGCGCCTACAAAGCTGCGAATCTCGTCATTGTTAACGGGCTGGACTAAGCCGTCGGCTTGCTTGAGATGCGTCGCACGATAAGCCTGCAGCTTAAGCTGAAACAAGAACAACTCCTCGTACACCATTCGGCGTCTCGCTTCCGTGCCTTCTCGGGTGTTCTCGGGGCGATGTATGCCGGAGATGGCTTCCCGGCGGGGGATAAGCGAATGCTTGTCCAGCAGCTCGGGAGGCAAAATTTCCGGAATAAGCGAACCGAACTGATTTAACGCACGGTCGATCAACTTCCGGATCGCCGCTTGCGTGATGCTTCCGCCGACGGAATAAACCGGTTGAAGCGTCCCCGTCTTGGCCGAGCTGCGATCGGGAAATTCCGAATCGGCGACCGTTAAGTGGCGTCTTCGTTGATCCCATTTTCCCGTTAGGGTTATTTCTCTACCTAGCGTTAATTGATCCTTCAGGAACGCTCTATTGAACCAAACCGCGGTCACGAGCATCGACTCCACCGTAACCCGGCAGATCAGCCTGGACTTCCCGCCGTATCGCTGCATCGAAGGCATCGAGGCGATCGTCCCTTGGATCGTGATCCGTTCCCCGTCCTTCACTTCGCTTAATTCGCGTATTCTATAGTCCTCGTAGCGGAACGGGTAATACTCGAGCAAATCTCCGACGGTGGAAATACCCAAGGCGTGGAACTCCTCCGCTTTCTGAGGACCCACGCCTTGAAGTTTCGTCAGAGGAATCTGGAACAAATGATTAGACATTAGACCAACCTCTTTATAGACTAAATCTCTTCTATGATTTGCTTAACGGGAACACGAACAATCCGATCGTACCCGGACCCGCATGCGTGCCGATAACCGGCCCGATTTCCGTTTCTTGGTACACTTGAACGTTCAACCGTTGTTTAATAAGTTCGGTCATTTCGGAAACGCCGGCTACGTGCCCCGGGGTCGAGGCAATCGTTAGATTGACCGGTTTGTCCTTGAAATCGGCTTCCAACACTTCGGCGATTCGAGCCATCGCCCGTTTCTGCCCTCTTGCTTTATCGAATGGGAATACCGTTCCTTCAGCATCTATGGATAAGATCGGTTTAATATTTAGAAGCGAACCCAGAACCGCCGAAGCTTTGCCGATACGTCCGCCTTTTCCTAAATACTCCAATGTGTCTACGAGAAAATAGAGCCGCAGTTCCGAACGCATCCAATTGACTTTCTCGATGATTTCTTCTTTGGAAGCTCCGGCAAGCGCCATCTCGGCTGCGGTAACGACCAATTTCCCATATCCGAAAGATGCGGATTTAGAGTCGATGATCGTAACGTCGGCGCCTTCGTCAAGCATCGATTTCGCGATCGTCGCGGATTGATAGGTTCCGCTCAGCGCGGCCGACAATTGGATCGAGATAACCGAGTGGCCATCGTCCGTCAGCTTTTTGTACACTTCGTAGAAATCCGCCGGGGAAGGCTGCGAAGTCGTCGCGAGACCTCCGAACGACGTTAATTTCTCATAAAATTGCGCCGGCTGCAACGTGATGTTGTCCAAATAACTGTCATCCCCGAAGTTAACTTTAAGCGGCACCATCGATATGCCAAGCTTCTCCCGAATTTCGACCGGAATATCCGCCGTACTATCCGTCACCAGAACAACAGATGCCATTGCTTGTCCCTCCATCGCCAATTTGGATGATTACGGTTCTACAGCGAACAAGTAAGGATACAATGGCTGTCCGCCTTCGTGCACCTCGACTTCCGCGTCGGGATATTGCTCGGCGAGCCATTGTTCCAGCTCTTCCGTATGTTCTTCGTCGGCGTCTTCTCCGGTCAGAATCGTTAAGATTTCTCCGCCCGATACGATCAACTCGCTTAAGAGAGACTGACATGCCTCGATTAGCGACGATGCCGAAGCTACGATCGTTTTGTCTTTGATGCCGATATAATGGCCTTCTTTAATCGCAATGCCATCCATGTCGGTATCTCTGACCGCCTGGGTCACGGAACCGCTAATCACGCGCTCGTAGGCTTTAGTCATCCGGTCAACGTTCGAAGCTTCGGAATCGTTCTCTTGGAAGGCCAACATCGCGGCCATCCCTTGCGGCAACGTCCGAGTTGGGAGCACCGTTACGGGACGTTCCGACAGCTCCGCGGCTTGCTTGGCAGCCATAATAATATTCGGATTATTCGGCAGCACGATAATGTGATGGGCGGATAGGGAGGTGATCGCGCCAAGCAAATCTTCCGTGCTCGGGTTCATGCTCTGTCCGCCGGAAAGCACGATATCTACGCCGAGGCTTCTGAACAGTTCCGCATTCCCTTCCCCGACGCTTACGGCTACGACGCCGTAGGAAGCCATCTCGTATACGTCCGGATTCATTTCGCTCTCGGGAGAAGCCGTTACGGAAGGCAGGTTAACGACGCCCGGCAAAGCGTAATCGACGACAGGCGTACCGTAAGCAGGTTCATCCGAGTTCACTAAAGGCAAGCCTCTTTCCTTCGTTTCCGGTTGTTGCGCCAGAAGCTCGCGATGCTGCTCTTGCATGTTAAGAATATGAATATGGGTAATTTCGCCATACGTCAGCGCTAAATTCATGACGTCTCCCGGCCGCCTGGAATGAACGTGAACTTTCACGATCCCTTCGTCCTCGATGAGAATGATCGAATCTCCGTCCCGTTCCAAAGCCTTGCGGAAAGTTTGTTCCGGGAAAGGCGAGCTCGTCGTCACCCGCTGGATGAAGAACTCCATATCGTAAGGGAAAGCGATGCTCTCCGTAGCGATCTTCGATTGCGCAGCCGCGTTCGGGGCTCCGGCTATTCGGACTGCTGGCGCGGCTGCAACCTGTTGAACAGGCGGAACCGGCCTAGCGTAAGATTCCTGCTCGACGGAAGATTCGAAATTCCCGTCGCTTAAATAGTCCACGAAACCCTCGTACAAATAAACAAGTCCTTGCCCGCCCGAATCGACGACGCCGACTTGCTTTAATACCGGCAGCATATCTTGCGTTCTCGCTAAAGTCTCCAATGACTTGGCATGAACTTCAAGCATCCATTCTTTAAGATCGGACGTGCGACGCACCGCGTTGAGACCATGACGCGCGGCTTCGCGCGCAACGGTCAGAATCGTCCCTTCGACAGGTTTAACGACCGCTTTGTAAGCGGTATCAACTCCCTGTTGCAGAGCGTTGGCGAACAGAGGCACCGTGAGCTCGCGCTGGCCGGAAATGGCCCGCGCGAATCCACGGAACAATTGGGACAAGATGACTCCCGAATTGCCCCGCGCGCCCATCAGAAGTCCCTTCGACAGAACTTCCGCCGCGCGTCCGACTTCCTCGGATGGTTTATTTTTTAATTCGGCCACTCCGGCCGTCATCGTTAAGTTCATATTCGTTCCCGTATCGCCGTCCGGCACGGGAAACACGTTCAAGGCATTCACCCGGTCTACGTTGCGGGTTAACCGCTCCGCCCCGACCAGAATCATGGCCGCCCATTCGTTACCGTTCAAGAAGCGCTTACTCAATGCTGAATTCCCCTTCCTAATAAGCTACTTCAATACTCGCACTCCTTGAACATTCACGTTCACCAGATCGACTTTTAATCCGACGACCTCTTCTAAGACGTACTTTACTTTAGATTGAATGTTATGTGCCACCTCGGAAATCTTGGTTCCGTAACTTACGATGACATAAAGATCGAGATGAACGAGCTCGCCTTCATGGCGCACTTCCACGCCCCGAGACAAGTTCTCGCGACCTAGCAGCTCGGCGATTCCGTCCTTCAATCCTTTACGAGAAGCCATTCCAACGAGTCCATAACAATCCAATGCCGCAGAACCGGCGATTACAGCGATGACTTGATCAGCGACATCAATTTTTCCGTTCTCCGAGACAAGCTGCAGAGGCATGGAAATTCACTCCTTTATGCCTTTATTATGGACCATATCTCATTGTACTATAAAAAAAGGGGAGAATGAAGCCGTATTATGGGGAAATCTCATCATTAAGGCGTTTAGGTCCGTTATTGCCCGCTTTTTCCGTTGCATCAAGTTACCCGCTGTGCTAAGATAGTGAAGTATTTGTATGGACGTGGCAGGGAGGTGTATTTTTAGTGGCTCGTAAATGTTATATCACAGGGAAAAAACCAGGTTCCGGTAACAACAAATCTCACGCGAATAACACTACCCGCCGTTCTTGGGGGGTTAACGTACAAAAAGTGCGCATTCTGGTGAACGGTAAACCTAAACGTGTATACGTAAGCGCACGTGCTTTGAAATCCGGAGCAGTAACTCGCGTATAATTCACGCAATCGGCTTTAATGGCCATGAAGAAAAAACCGTCAGGCAATCTGACGGTTCTTTTTTTTGTGTCGTAGCCCTCGTAGGCGTCAATTTTTGTGAAAAGTGTTGAGAATCGCTTTGACGAAGCCACCCAAAAATTTCGGCAGCTTGATGGTGTAAAACTTCATCTTCCCATCCCCCCTCCGCAGGCTGAACCCTTGCCGGCTTCTAACGTTCGAAGCGCTATTGATTCCAATGTATGCGGAGTTGAATTTGTCCTATACCAGACAATTGAGATGAGACAGCCCAAATGTTTAAATGATAGCTTATCGCAAGGAAGCGATTGCGGCTTCCCGATCCTCATGATTGAAAATATAGGTGCCCGCCACCAAGGAATTGGCTCCCGCTTCCTTCACTTGAACGGCGGTTTCCGCATTGATGCCTCCGTCTACTTGAATGTAAATATCCTGGCGGCCGTGCCGTACCAGCATCTCGCGAAGCTGGCGAAGCTTAGGCAGCATGGAAGGCAGGAACGATTGGCCTCCAAAGCCTGGATTGATCGTCATAATGAGTACGAGATCGATTTCATCTAATATATATTCAAGTACGGATAATGGCGTGTGCGGGTTTAAGGCGACACCGGCCTTCATTCCGAGTCCGCGGATTTCCGAGAGGGTCCGGTGGAGATGAACGCAAGCTTCCGGGTGCACGGTAATCCGGTCCGCTCCGGCCGCTGCCAATGCCGGAAACAACGATTGCGGATTCTCGACCATCAGATGCGCGTCGAAGAACAATTTCGTAACCGGACGGATCATAGACACGATTGGCGGTCCGAATGTCAGATTCGGCACGAAATGTCCATCCATAATATCGATATGAACCCAATCCGCTCCCGCGGCTTCAATGCTGCGGACTTCGTCCCCCAGCGCGGCAAAATCGGAAGCAAGGATTGAGGGTGCGATGATTGTCATGTTAATACCTCCGCTTTGTTTCTTTCCATTCCGTCATGAAGTTAACGTAGTTGTCGTATCTGCTCGTTGCGACGGATCCTTCCTCCTTAGCTTGAATAACGGCGCAGCGAGGTTCGTGCGTATGGGTGCAACCACGGAATTTGCATCCGGAAGATAGCTCCGCGAATTCGCGAAAACAGGAGCCGATCTCGTCGATGCCGAGTTCCGCGAAATCAAGTTGGCTAAATCCCGGCGTATCCGCCATATATCCGCCTCCGGCAATCGGAACGAGCTCGACATGCCTGGTCGTATGCTTCCCCCGGCCAAGCTTGTCGCTGATCTCGTTCGTCTCAAGCTTAAGGCCAGGTACGAGCGCGTTAACGAGAGAAGATTTGCCGACGCCCGATTGTCCGGCGAGCATATTAATATGGCCGGCGAGCGCCGAACGCAGCTCTTCCATCCCTTCGCCCTGGTGCGCGCTAGTCAACAGCACTTGATATCCGATGGACGAATATAGCTTGCGTGCATTCTCGATATCCCGATGGATACGAACGCCTTCTTCTCCATCGGGAATCCGATCCAGCTTCGTGAGCACGATGACGGCATCCATCCTTGCATGCTCGGTGTGCACGAGAAACTTATCGAGCAATACGAGGCTGATTTCCGGACGCACGACGGAGAAAACAAGAATCGCCAAGTCGGCGTTCGCGATCTGCGGACGGATCAACTCGGACTTGCGAGCCAATATTTCCTCGACCGTCCCTTCACCGTTCTCCGTGTCGCTGTATACGACGCGATCCCCGACTAACGGGGATTGTCCCCGTTTCTTGAAGATTCCTCTTCCTCGGCATTGCACCGGCTGTCCGCCGTCGAAATTTTGCACGTAATAATAACCGCTTAAAGCTTTTACGATTAAGCCCTCGGGCATCGGGTATGCAACTCCTCTCCTAGCCCGAATCGGCTCTGGTTGTCATTCCTTCTATCTCGTTTATTCCTATTTCTATTCATTACGGGTTCGTGATCTCGCCATCCACCGGATCCGCTCCGGCATCGTCCGTTGGAGACTCGAGCGGATCCGTTCCTTCGCCGTTATCGCCCGGACTCGGCTCTTCCGTATTCGTAACCGGAAGGATGAGATAAGGAACCGGCTCGGTCTGGACTAATTTATCGTCGCGGTAAATCTTGATTTCGCCGTCCTTCGTCGGAGACAGTATCAGGGAAATCGGAATCGAAGTCGTCGCGCTGATCGTGTGCGTCCCGCGTTCGATGTTATCGCCCGTCGCGTCGGAGGTTACGATTCTGATTTTACTCGATTGTCCGTCAACCGCCGGCGACACGGTGATGCTTAGTTTCTGCTCTCGCGAATCATCGGGATATCCGCTGCTCACATAGATCGTAATCTCGGTCTGAGGCGTCACCATTTCGTTTTCTTCGAAAGGGAACTGCTTGAACACTTCTCCTTTCGGAGTATAGCTCTTTTCCCGAATAATTTTTTCCTTTAAATTCGACTTAGCGATGATCGCCCTTGCCTGGTCTTCCGTCTTGCCGATCAGATTCGGCATCTTGAAAGCTTCCTCGCCTTTGCTGATCGTAAGAATGATCT
Encoded proteins:
- the rpmB gene encoding 50S ribosomal protein L28 — its product is MARKCYITGKKPGSGNNKSHANNTTRRSWGVNVQKVRILVNGKPKRVYVSARALKSGAVTRV
- a CDS encoding DAK2 domain-containing protein, with the protein product MSKRFLNGNEWAAMILVGAERLTRNVDRVNALNVFPVPDGDTGTNMNLTMTAGVAELKNKPSEEVGRAAEVLSKGLLMGARGNSGVILSQLFRGFARAISGQRELTVPLFANALQQGVDTAYKAVVKPVEGTILTVAREAARHGLNAVRRTSDLKEWMLEVHAKSLETLARTQDMLPVLKQVGVVDSGGQGLVYLYEGFVDYLSDGNFESSVEQESYARPVPPVQQVAAAPAVRIAGAPNAAAQSKIATESIAFPYDMEFFIQRVTTSSPFPEQTFRKALERDGDSIILIEDEGIVKVHVHSRRPGDVMNLALTYGEITHIHILNMQEQHRELLAQQPETKERGLPLVNSDEPAYGTPVVDYALPGVVNLPSVTASPESEMNPDVYEMASYGVVAVSVGEGNAELFRSLGVDIVLSGGQSMNPSTEDLLGAITSLSAHHIIVLPNNPNIIMAAKQAAELSERPVTVLPTRTLPQGMAAMLAFQENDSEASNVDRMTKAYERVISGSVTQAVRDTDMDGIAIKEGHYIGIKDKTIVASASSLIEACQSLLSELIVSGGEILTILTGEDADEEHTEELEQWLAEQYPDAEVEVHEGGQPLYPYLFAVEP
- a CDS encoding DegV family protein, with translation MASVVLVTDSTADIPVEIREKLGISMVPLKVNFGDDSYLDNITLQPAQFYEKLTSFGGLATTSQPSPADFYEVYKKLTDDGHSVISIQLSAALSGTYQSATIAKSMLDEGADVTIIDSKSASFGYGKLVVTAAEMALAGASKEEIIEKVNWMRSELRLYFLVDTLEYLGKGGRIGKASAVLGSLLNIKPILSIDAEGTVFPFDKARGQKRAMARIAEVLEADFKDKPVNLTIASTPGHVAGVSEMTELIKQRLNVQVYQETEIGPVIGTHAGPGTIGLFVFPLSKS
- the rpe gene encoding ribulose-phosphate 3-epimerase; the encoded protein is MTIIAPSILASDFAALGDEVRSIEAAGADWVHIDIMDGHFVPNLTFGPPIVSMIRPVTKLFFDAHLMVENPQSLFPALAAAGADRITVHPEACVHLHRTLSEIRGLGMKAGVALNPHTPLSVLEYILDEIDLVLIMTINPGFGGQSFLPSMLPKLRQLREMLVRHGRQDIYIQVDGGINAETAVQVKEAGANSLVAGTYIFNHEDREAAIASLR
- a CDS encoding Asp23/Gls24 family envelope stress response protein; protein product: MPLQLVSENGKIDVADQVIAVIAGSAALDCYGLVGMASRKGLKDGIAELLGRENLSRGVEVRHEGELVHLDLYVIVSYGTKISEVAHNIQSKVKYVLEEVVGLKVDLVNVNVQGVRVLK
- the rsgA gene encoding ribosome small subunit-dependent GTPase A, with product MPEGLIVKALSGYYYVQNFDGGQPVQCRGRGIFKKRGQSPLVGDRVVYSDTENGEGTVEEILARKSELIRPQIANADLAILVFSVVRPEISLVLLDKFLVHTEHARMDAVIVLTKLDRIPDGEEGVRIHRDIENARKLYSSIGYQVLLTSAHQGEGMEELRSALAGHINMLAGQSGVGKSSLVNALVPGLKLETNEISDKLGRGKHTTRHVELVPIAGGGYMADTPGFSQLDFAELGIDEIGSCFREFAELSSGCKFRGCTHTHEPRCAVIQAKEEGSVATSRYDNYVNFMTEWKETKRRY
- the spoVM gene encoding stage V sporulation protein SpoVM, whose translation is MKFYTIKLPKFLGGFVKAILNTFHKN